A single genomic interval of Cupriavidus necator harbors:
- a CDS encoding methyl-accepting chemotaxis protein, translating into MAAPEQEHHRDHTVNEWTIRTRILASFSLILLVMALMGVVSYTRLSAIERETTLMLKDALPGLNHSTGIRGIWGERYVLAWQTINAADEAERRSFQQQGQDAASRLDKVEQQYETSITRDEDRAAFRAYRDVRAQYEQAAQILTRTGEWNGAAASAALRGTVHDRWIEARKAAQHLVDDNSAVNARAARGIDDAVNAAKIGIEAALIVALVVAIVCGYLLLRAITVPMQSIVNLLSGIRGGDLRLRMALRRKDEFQEVEAGFNQMTGELTSLVGQAQRTAIQVTTSVNEIAATARQQQATATETAATTTQIGATSREISATARDLVRTIHEVSSAAEQAAGLAGTGQVGLSRMEGTMQHVMDAAGSVNAKLATLNEKASNINQVVTTIAKVADQTNLLSLNAAIEAEKAGEYGRGFAVVATEIRRLADQTAVATYDIEQMVREIQSAVSAGVMGMDKFSEEVRRGMSEVTQVGDQLSQIIAQVQSLAPRVLMVNEGMQAQAGGAEQINQALMQLSEAAQQTVESLRQSSQAIDELTLVANDLRSGVSRFKV; encoded by the coding sequence ATGGCCGCTCCTGAACAAGAACATCACCGGGACCACACCGTGAACGAATGGACCATCCGCACGCGCATCCTGGCAAGCTTTTCGCTGATCCTGCTTGTCATGGCGCTGATGGGCGTTGTCTCCTACACCCGCCTGAGCGCCATTGAGCGCGAAACCACGCTGATGCTGAAGGACGCGCTGCCCGGACTGAACCACAGTACCGGCATCCGCGGCATCTGGGGCGAGCGCTACGTGCTGGCGTGGCAGACCATCAATGCCGCCGACGAGGCCGAGCGGCGCAGCTTCCAGCAACAGGGCCAGGACGCCGCAAGCCGGCTCGACAAGGTCGAGCAGCAGTACGAGACCTCGATCACGCGCGACGAAGACCGCGCCGCCTTCAGGGCCTATCGGGACGTGCGCGCGCAATACGAACAGGCAGCCCAGATCCTGACCCGGACGGGCGAGTGGAACGGCGCCGCCGCCTCAGCCGCGTTGCGCGGCACCGTGCATGACCGCTGGATCGAGGCGCGCAAGGCCGCCCAGCACCTGGTGGACGACAACAGCGCGGTCAATGCGCGGGCGGCGCGCGGCATCGACGACGCCGTCAATGCCGCCAAGATCGGCATCGAAGCGGCACTGATCGTGGCCCTGGTGGTCGCCATCGTCTGCGGCTACCTGCTGCTGCGCGCGATCACAGTGCCGATGCAGTCGATCGTCAACCTGCTGTCCGGCATCCGCGGCGGCGACCTGCGCCTGCGCATGGCGCTGCGCCGCAAGGACGAATTCCAGGAAGTGGAGGCAGGTTTCAACCAGATGACGGGAGAGCTGACCTCGCTGGTGGGCCAGGCGCAGCGCACCGCGATCCAGGTCACCACCTCGGTCAACGAGATCGCCGCGACGGCGCGCCAGCAGCAGGCCACCGCCACCGAGACCGCCGCCACCACGACCCAGATCGGCGCGACCTCGCGCGAGATCTCGGCCACCGCGCGCGACCTGGTGCGCACCATCCATGAAGTCTCCAGCGCCGCCGAGCAGGCGGCCGGGCTGGCCGGCACCGGCCAGGTCGGGCTGTCGCGCATGGAAGGCACCATGCAGCATGTGATGGACGCCGCCGGCTCGGTCAATGCCAAGCTGGCCACGCTCAACGAAAAGGCCAGCAATATCAACCAGGTCGTGACCACCATCGCCAAGGTGGCCGACCAGACCAACCTGCTGTCGCTGAACGCCGCGATCGAGGCCGAGAAGGCCGGCGAATACGGCCGCGGCTTTGCCGTGGTGGCGACCGAGATCCGCCGCCTGGCCGACCAGACCGCGGTGGCCACCTACGATATCGAGCAGATGGTGCGCGAGATCCAGTCGGCGGTGTCGGCGGGCGTGATGGGCATGGACAAGTTCTCGGAGGAAGTGCGCCGCGGCATGTCCGAGGTCACGCAGGTCGGCGACCAGCTGTCGCAGATCATCGCGCAGGTGCAGTCGCTGGCGCCGCGCGTGCTGATGGTCAATGAAGGCATGCAGGCCCAGGCCGGCGGCGCCGAGCAGATCAACCAGGCGCTGATGCAGCTGTCCGAGGCCGCGCAGCAGACCGTGGAGTCGCTGCGCCAGTCGAGCCAGGCGATCGACGAACTGACGCTGGTGGCCAACGACCTGCGCAGCGGCGTCTCGCGCTTCAAGGTCTAG
- a CDS encoding putative bifunctional diguanylate cyclase/phosphodiesterase, with protein sequence MVAKSGAKATGASPGSDLDPLTGVDNRQGFLKRLEARLQSEAVPRCALLLIGIDDFRAFNDMHGHAEGDLILQRVARRLRDASPRDAAIGRIGSDEFGVLLPSIADPTLVRHVGAAILSMLSSPHENAGGRHHVLASIGACVIPAAGEQGSDVLAAASLALARAKHDGGRTIRFFKPQMRSDVTTRLSLVQALHEAYAQRQFELLYQPQVDLRDGRVHGAEALMRWRHPTRGLLAPAAFIDALAGSSIASDVGMWLLQTACAQARAWSLAFPQPPRVAINLFAAQLSESRLLTEVRHVLRALELAPDCLEIEITETIALQQGDEVADQLQALRRDGVTLTCDDFGTGYASLSFLKSFPVDRLKIDQSFIRNVTEDPVDAAIVRSVINVGASLHIGVVAEGVETPEQRDFLLANGCHEAQGYLYGRPMPAERLTEMLRQQSGR encoded by the coding sequence ATGGTGGCCAAGTCGGGGGCGAAGGCGACTGGCGCCTCGCCAGGCTCGGATCTCGATCCGCTGACCGGCGTTGACAATCGCCAGGGATTTCTGAAGCGGCTGGAGGCACGCCTGCAGAGCGAGGCGGTGCCCCGCTGTGCTTTGCTGTTGATCGGCATTGACGATTTCCGCGCCTTCAACGACATGCACGGGCATGCCGAAGGCGACCTGATCCTGCAGCGCGTGGCCCGCCGCCTGCGCGACGCCTCGCCGCGCGACGCTGCCATCGGCCGCATTGGCAGCGACGAGTTCGGTGTGCTGCTTCCCTCCATTGCGGATCCCACGCTGGTGCGCCATGTCGGCGCGGCGATCCTCTCGATGCTGTCCTCCCCGCATGAGAACGCGGGTGGCCGCCACCATGTGCTGGCCAGCATCGGCGCCTGCGTGATCCCCGCCGCCGGCGAACAGGGGTCAGACGTGCTGGCCGCGGCCAGCCTGGCGCTGGCCCGCGCCAAGCACGACGGCGGCCGCACCATCCGCTTCTTCAAGCCGCAGATGCGCTCGGACGTGACCACGCGGCTGTCGCTGGTGCAGGCGTTGCACGAAGCCTATGCCCAGCGCCAGTTCGAGCTGCTGTACCAGCCGCAGGTCGACCTGCGCGACGGCCGCGTGCACGGTGCCGAGGCGCTGATGCGCTGGCGCCATCCGACCCGCGGCCTGCTGGCGCCGGCCGCCTTCATCGACGCGCTGGCCGGCAGCAGCATCGCCAGCGATGTCGGCATGTGGCTGCTGCAGACCGCCTGCGCCCAGGCGCGCGCGTGGTCGCTGGCCTTTCCCCAGCCGCCGCGGGTGGCGATCAACCTGTTCGCGGCCCAGCTGTCCGAAAGCCGGCTGCTGACCGAGGTGCGCCACGTGCTGCGCGCGCTGGAACTGGCCCCGGACTGCCTGGAGATCGAGATCACCGAAACCATCGCGCTGCAGCAGGGCGACGAGGTCGCGGACCAGCTGCAGGCGCTGCGCCGCGACGGCGTGACGCTGACTTGCGATGACTTCGGCACCGGCTATGCCTCGCTCAGCTTCCTGAAGTCGTTCCCGGTGGACCGGCTCAAGATCGACCAGTCCTTTATCCGCAACGTGACCGAAGACCCGGTCGATGCCGCAATCGTGCGCTCGGTGATCAACGTGGGCGCAAGCCTGCACATTGGCGTGGTCGCAGAAGGCGTGGAAACG